The following proteins are co-located in the Micromonospora viridifaciens genome:
- a CDS encoding glutamyl-tRNA reductase, translating into MKLLVVGASYRTAPVATLERLAVPPIDLTRTLDRLVAQPYVAEAVLVSTCNRVEVYAAVSGFHGGLGDICAVLAEQAGCPPAALANHLYVHYDGAAVEHVFRVAAGLDSMVVGEAQILGQLRDAYHSASGADSAGRLLHELMQQALRVGKRAHAETNIDRAGQSVVTAALDLAAALLDGDLASRAAMVVGAGAMGSLGVATLSRLGAGPLTVTNRGADRAVRLAESYGANAVPMAELVDALSTVDIVVAATAATEPVLTHDVVTRALARRDAGRGPLVLLDLAVPRDVEEGVAELPGVEVIDIDRMAGVLADGPAAADAAEVTRIVTGEVEGFLSWLRGADVAPTVAALRGRADDVVATELRRLAQRRPDFTDDQRAEVARTVHRVVQRLLHQPTVRVRQLAAEPGGDQYAALLRELFDLEVPQTSAVDTVPDVVENDGGTR; encoded by the coding sequence GTGAAACTGCTCGTCGTCGGCGCGTCCTACCGCACCGCCCCGGTCGCCACGCTGGAGCGGCTGGCCGTGCCGCCCATCGATCTCACCCGCACGCTGGACCGGCTGGTCGCCCAGCCGTACGTCGCCGAAGCCGTGCTCGTCTCCACCTGCAACCGGGTGGAGGTGTACGCGGCCGTCTCCGGCTTCCACGGCGGCCTCGGCGACATCTGCGCGGTCCTGGCCGAGCAGGCCGGCTGCCCGCCAGCGGCGCTCGCCAACCACCTCTACGTGCACTACGACGGCGCCGCCGTCGAGCACGTCTTCCGGGTCGCCGCCGGGCTGGACTCGATGGTGGTCGGCGAGGCGCAGATCCTCGGCCAGCTCCGGGACGCCTACCACTCGGCCAGCGGCGCCGACTCCGCCGGCCGCCTGCTGCACGAGCTGATGCAGCAGGCGCTGCGGGTGGGCAAGCGGGCGCACGCCGAGACCAACATCGACCGGGCCGGTCAGAGCGTGGTCACCGCCGCCCTGGACCTGGCCGCCGCACTGCTCGACGGCGACCTGGCCAGCCGGGCCGCCATGGTGGTGGGCGCCGGCGCGATGGGCTCGCTCGGCGTGGCCACCCTCTCCCGGCTGGGGGCCGGGCCGCTGACCGTCACCAACCGCGGCGCTGACCGGGCCGTCCGGCTGGCGGAATCGTACGGCGCGAACGCCGTGCCGATGGCCGAACTGGTCGACGCGCTCTCCACAGTGGACATCGTAGTGGCCGCCACCGCGGCCACGGAACCGGTCCTCACCCACGACGTGGTGACCCGGGCGCTGGCCCGACGGGACGCCGGCCGGGGTCCGCTGGTCCTGCTCGACCTGGCCGTCCCGCGCGACGTCGAGGAGGGGGTCGCCGAGCTGCCCGGCGTCGAGGTGATCGACATCGACCGGATGGCCGGGGTCCTGGCCGACGGACCCGCCGCCGCCGACGCCGCCGAGGTGACCCGGATCGTCACGGGCGAGGTCGAGGGCTTCCTCAGCTGGCTGCGCGGCGCCGACGTGGCGCCCACCGTGGCCGCCCTGCGGGGGCGCGCCGACGACGTGGTCGCCACCGAGCTGCGCCGGCTCGCCCAGCGCCGTCCCGACTTCACCGACGACCAGCGCGCCGAGGTCGCCCGCACCGTGCACCGGGTGGTGCAGCGGCTGCTGCACCAGCCGACCGTACGGGTCCGTCAGCTCGCCGCCGAG